One part of the Theobroma cacao chloroplast, complete genome genome encodes these proteins:
- the rps7 gene encoding ribosomal protein S7: protein MSRRGTAEEKTAKSDPIYRNRLVNMLVNRILKHGKKSLAYQIIYRALKKIQQKTETNPLSVLRQAIRGVTPDIAVKARRVGGSTHQVPIEIGSTQGKALAIRWLLGASRKRPGRNMAFKLSSELVDAAKGSGDAIRKKEETHRMAEANRAFAHFR, encoded by the coding sequence ATGTCACGTCGAGGTACTGCAGAAGAAAAAACTGCAAAATCCGATCCAATTTATCGTAATCGATTAGTTAACATGTTGGTTAACCGTATTCTGAAACACGGAAAAAAATCATTGGCTTATCAAATTATCTATCGAGCCTTGAAAAAGATTCAACAAAAGACAGAAACAAATCCACTATCTGTTTTACGTCAAGCAATACGTGGAGTAACTCCCGATATAGCAGTAAAAGCAAGACGTGTAGGCGGGTCGACTCATCAAGTTCCCATTGAAATAGGATCCACACAAGGAAAAGCACTTGCCATTCGTTGGTTATTAGGGGCATCCCGAAAACGTCCGGGTCGAAATATGGCTTTCAAATTAAGTTCCGAATTAGTGGATGCTGCCAAAGGGAGTGGCGATGCCATACGCAAAAAGGAAGAGACTCATAGAATGGCAGAGGCAAATAGAGCTTTTGCACATTTTCGTTAA
- the ndhB gene encoding NADH-plastoquinone oxidoreductase subunit 2: MIWHVQNENFILDSTRIFMKAFHLLLFDGSFIFPECILIFGLILLLMIDSTSDQKDIPWLYFISSTSLVMSITALLFRWREEPMISFSGNFQTNNFNEIFQFLILLCSTLCIPLSVEYIECTEMAITEFLLFVLTATLGGMFLCGANDLITIFVAPECFSLCSYLLSGYTKKDVRSNEATTKYLLMGGASSSILVHGFSWLYGSSGGEIELQEIVNGLINTQMYNSPGISIALIFITVGIGFKLSPAPSHQWTPDVYEGSPTPVVAFLSVTSKVAASASATRIFDIPFYFSSNEWHLLLEILAILSMILGNLIAITQTSMKRMLAYSSIGQIGYVIIGIIVGDSNGGYASMITYMLFYISMNLGTFACIVLFGLRTGTDNIRDYAGLYTKDPFLALSLALCLLSLGGLPPLAGFFGKLHLFWCGWQAGLYFLVSIGLLTSVVSIYYYLKIIKLLMTGRNQEITPHVRNYRRSPLRSNNSIELSMIVCVIASTIPGISMNPIIAIAQDTLF, from the exons ATGATCTGGCATGTACAGAATGAAAACTTCATTCTCGATTCTACGAGAATTTTTATGAAAGCCTTTCATTTGCTTCTCTTCGATGGAAGTTTTATTTTCCCAGAATGTATCCTAATTTTTGGCCTAATTCTTCTTCTGATGATCGATTCAACCTCTGATCAAAAAGATATACCTTGGTTATATTTCATCTCTTCAACAAGTTTAGTAATGAGCATAACGGCCCTATTGTTCCGATGGAGAGAAGAACCTATGATTAGCTTTTCAGGAAATTTCCAAACGAACAATTTTAACGAAATCTTTCAATTTCTTATTTTACTATGTTCAACTCTATGTATTCCTCTATCCGTAGAGTACATTGAATGTACAGAAATGGCTATAACAGAGTTTCTGTTATTCGTATTAACAGCTACTCTAGGAGGAATGTTTTTATGCGGTGCTAACGATTTAATAACTATCTTTGTAGCTCCAGAATGTTTCAGTTTATGCTCCTACCTATTATCTGGATATACCAAGAAAGATGTACGGTCTAATGAGGCTACTACGAAATATTTACTCATGGGTGGGGCAAGCTCTTCTATTCTGGTTCATGGTTTCTCTTGGCTATATGGTTCATCCGGGGGAGAGATCGAGCTTCAAGAAATAGTGAATGGTCTTATCAATACACAAATGTATAACTCCCCAGGAATTTCAATTGCGCTTATATTCATCACTGTAGGAATTGGGTTCAAGCTTTCCCCAGCCCCTTCTCATCAATGGACTCCTGACGTATACGAAGGA TCTCCCACTCCAGTCGTTGCTTTTCTTTCTGTTACTTCGAAAGTAGCTGCTTCGGCTTCAGCCACTCGAATTTTCGATATTCCTTTTTATTTCTCATCAAACGAATGGCATCTTCTTCTGGAAATCCTAGCTATTCTTAGCATGATATTGGGGAATCTCATTGCTATTACTCAAACAAGCATGAAACGTATGCTTGCATATTCGTCCATAGGTCAAATCGGATATGTAATTATTGGAATAATTGTTGGAGACTCAAATGGTGGATATGCGAGCATGATAACTTATATGCTGTTCTATATCTCCATGAATCTAGGAACTTTTGCTTGCATTGTATTATTTGGTCTACGTACCGGAACTGATAACATTCGAGATTATGCAGGATTATACACAAAAGATCCTTTTTTGGCTCTCTCTTTAGCTCTATGTCTCTTATCTCTAGGAGGTCTTCCTCCACTAGCAGGTTTTTTCGGAAAACTCCATTTATTCTGGTGTGGATGGCAGGCAGGCCTATATTTCTTGGTTTCAATAGGACTCCTTACGAGCGTTGTTTCTATCTACTATTATCTAAAAATAATCAAGTTATTAATGACTGGACGAAACCAAGAAATAACCCCTCACGTGCGAAATTATAGAAGATCCCCTTTAAGATCAAACAATTCCATCGAATTGAGTATGATTGTATGTGTGATAGCATCTACTATACCAGGAATATCAATGAACCCGATTATTGCAATTGCTCAGGATACCCTTTTTTAG